Within the Setaria viridis chromosome 3, Setaria_viridis_v4.0, whole genome shotgun sequence genome, the region GTAGCATTGATGGCCGGCATGAGTGGAGGGAAAAAGCTTGAGCTCGAAGAGAGATGTCTGAAAgttggaggtggaagaagagtTGGAGGTTATGGATGATAGGTTTGACCCACGTGGAAGAGTAAGAGGAGATTTGATTGATAGTTTTTATCACGTGTGGCTAACTTTAATTTTGTTATAATTTTGATGTATAAGAACGTTAGAAGATAGACACAGTTGACCtaatataataatatattaAGAAGGCAGACATGATACTGCTGTCCTACGTGTCCACACCCACTGTATTGAGggctcgcggccgccgcgccacccTCCCCCATGGCAGCCGCCAACCACTGTGTCCGCCCTCGGCTGTCTCCCTGTCCTCTCGTTCCAgtttccctctccctccccgcgccacccgcttcccgccgcctccgccgcgggcgCCCTCCCTTTGCCTCATGGCGCCCACCGCCGTCACcgtctcccgctcctcctctccccagGAAACGCGTCTCCGGCACCCACCGCGAGGACGCGGAGGCGGACGGAGCCGTGGTAGATGAAGGCGCCGAGGCGAAGGAGCAGCTGGAGCGCGGGGATGGGGAGTACGCATCGAGCGTGGGCACGAACTTCAGTCTTCCCCTCCCAGCACGCTTGCGCGTGGCCCGCGCGGCACCGGGCGGCGACCCGGTGTTCTTTCTCCTGGCCGCTGTCGCTGTCACGGTGAGACGCCGCGCCAATCTCTGGAACAAATCTGTGGTTCTTGATTTGATTTCTCGGGTCTGGTTCATGCGGAACAATGCTGAGCTGATGGACTGCAGTTGGTTTGTGCGGTGCAGACGTGCGTGGCGTTCACGGGAATGGTGGTCGTGGCGATTCCGACCATGCTGGTAAGTCTTGCTCGGCCTATCCTAGCAAGCCAGAAGTTTAGCACTGTGGTTGTGTtgtgttgcttgttagtcttaGTAGTTGGTAATGTTTATTGGGGGAACAGCTTTGTTACCATGGCCCCATCATTCTTGATACGGATTTGGTTTCATGGGAAATGGATTGGTCCCCGAATGTTGGAATTGTATTGTTTTTTGTTTAATCACTGATTGCAATATTTATTGATATTGGTGTGTCAATTTAGCATAGAGCCTTAAGTTTTAgaataacaaaaataaaatatcttaAGATTTGAGCCAAACTTGGTGGGAATTTATTTCTCAAATTAAATCCTATAAATGTTGCAGAACTAAATAAAGTACTGAGGAATTTAAGATTTTGTCAACCTTATCAGTTCAGTTGAAATTATGAGGAACTAAGTCAATCATGCTGAATTAAGGTGTTACTATGATCCTCGCTTTAGTTATTGGAGTAATTGATTAATTTTTAATGCTTGTCAAAATGCCAATGCTACAATTGCATCTTCCAATGGTActttttaatgatgtggctTCTCTTTGGTTATGAAGATCAATGTTAATAAGTTGCATGACTTCTATCTCTTTTATACTAGACAAATGTCTACACATTGTGCCAACTGAGAGCCTACCAGTTGAAGTCAGTCTAATAAGTGGTCATAGATtctcaatatatatatatatatatatatatatatatatatatatatatttggggggggggggggggttggcaTGGCAAGGATATCGGTATTGGCATCCAATCCTCTGCATTGAAGGATAAAGATATGACGTATCTGCTCATGTCAGTTTGTCACAAAATCTCAAACACTAGGCTGAATAATGAGCCAAATATGAAAAAATCAACAAGCCAAGGGCTACAAGGCCTAAAACTAGACATTGCACAGCGTGTCGCTAAATGTAATTGCTTGCGATCTCCATGATAATTTGTCTCCCTTCGTCATGGCACTACTCTTGCCACTCCTCTCTATTTCTTTACATTGCAGCAAGGATCACAACTGCAACCGGTATGTTACCCCTAAAGAAGATAATCCCTCATTTAAGTGTTAGACTTCTCTGAGACAATACCAATTCAGGGACGGGATATTGCTTTTCATGATCAAGCATTCAAACTTGATTGAATTTTAAAGAACAAATAAAGCAGAGAAGACGCTAAAAGGAACAGTAAAAAGTAGCAGTCACAATTCGTGGATTTTGTAGTCATTATTCACTAACGCCCCCACCACCAAAAAAAAGGATTCGAGAAAGCAGTTATGTTTATTTCTCATGATGCCTGTTGCTGTTGGAAAGTTGTTTTCTATTTGATTTCATGGCTAGCTGCCTATTCAAACAGTAGCTAAAAAGTTGAGGAGTTCATTCCTGGAGTTCAAATAAGAGGTAGTGGTATGAAAGGTTGAGAAAAGGCGGGGAAGTGCAACAGTCATGCCATTGGTTTCACCCTGTTGTAATATTTAATTGGTTGCTGTAAAAGATTCACACTGATATCCCAGTCACATAGTATAAATTCATCTGATGGAACTTTGAGATTCAATTTATTCATCAGGCTATGAGGAGAGCCGCGAATTCATTTTCTATGCTGGCTGACGCAGCTCTAGAGGAGTTACCAAGTACCATGGCCGCTGTAAGGCTCTCTGGCATGGAAATCAGTGACCTCACCCTTGAACTTAGTGACTTGAGGTAAGGGCATAAAATGGGAATTAGTTATTGCATAAATTAGCTGAATGTCTGGGTTCAGTATAGTATTCCTTGTGAACATGGGCAGATCCTTTCACGGGAGCTGTTAAAGGACCCAACAGACTCTGCAACACAGTTATTCTAAATTGCTGCTATTTTATATTCCGGACATTGAAAAATGTGAAGGGACCTGAATTTCCAGTTCATATCTTTGAACAGCAATCCGTGGTGTCTGCATAGACTACATATGACATTGATGTGCTTTTAGTCCGTAGAATCATTGAGCCTAAGTGTAACTGCAGAAATGATGTTAGATGCCTTATAAAtgaaatcacaaactatgggCATTATATGATAGCTGCTAGCCATTTTCTTACAAAGGCATATATCATCATGGAACATCCATTTGCAGTCATGAGATAGCAGATGGTGTCAACAAGTCAGCCAAGGTTGCTCAAGCAGTGGAGGCTGGCATTGGACAGATGCAGAACATAGCTCGACAGCAGGCAAAATGTATTTTTTTACCGTGAACAAACCATATACTTATCTTTGTCTCATCTATTCCATTTATTGATATCATAATGTGTATGCACAGCAATGGTAGAAGAGCGAGCAAACTTGCGGACTATCCCCACTGTAGGGCAAGATAAGGAGTCCCATAAATCATCTAGCCGGCTTCGACAATGACATAACGGGCCAGATCCCTGATTGTAGCGGATGTATGTTTTTTCTCTCTCTGGAGCCTTCTGTTGAAGTATTTACCTGCAGTTTGGGAATGGATTTGGATTGCCCAAAGTCCAATCGTACGTTTTCCTCCTTGGACTTTTAAGTCCAAAATAAATCTGTATTTTGGTTCGCAGGTAGGCCAAACTTTGGACTATACGAGATGCAGTCCAAAATAATTCTTTGTTAGCTTTAGGTATTCTCTCATCTAAATCTGAAAACATTGAAAAAAAGCAAGGAGATGATTCTGCTTGTATCTTTTATGCTCCCTATTCCCTACAGAGCTATTCCACtgaggtcccgtttggatcattggaattgaattccatcctaataatcataatttagacacaaattaattaaactaatataattgtatgtggaatatagttgtatattatagttggtggtatgggagagatacttatatgctgcatttctactatagagaagcgagtccaagagcgtgctataagaattgaattccattctaataaccataatctatagaatcaatttccatctcccactccatgaatttaagatagacttatatctaaactttggaaagttgtggaatgccacattccaacataaattagcctacttcATTAAATAgtttccaattccttcaaatgaAGGGACCCAAACGGGACCTGAACGATTTCGTTTGAAGAGCACACCATGATCTATTTCTTTCTCAACCTGTTCAGTAAAGGTGCTTGGGTTCCTCCTGTTCTTAAGTGCCTCTTAACCTTTTTCTGAAGCTGCATAGTTGCTTGGATATCCAAGTTTTGAACGTGACCTGCTAGTTGCAGATCCAACACCAGGCTCAGGTGTCTTACCTGTTCAAGTGTTGCCCTCATAGACATGGGCGTTGCTCGTCAAATGCTCAAACCATGATCCATGAAACATTGTGATAGCAAGATTACCTTTTCGGGCCCACCAAAGGAGCCTGTTTCTGGACAGGCGCTTGTTTCCTTCTATATGATTCAGATAATTTGGCTGAATCTTGACCAATACATTCACAAACAGAACAGTAGTAGCCAGCCTGTCAGAAAGTAAGTAAACTTGAGAAGAAACTTTTATGTGATAATTAATCATGTGAACATAAGAGACTAAGAGAGGTCATTTCCATAGAAATAACAAGATTGAAACAGCAATAGGTATTATGGTACAGGCAGGAACAAGGAAGCTATGTAATGCATACTGATCAACTGTGGAACATTAGTTATAGTTGTATTCTACTAAGATCTATGTTTTACATGAAAGGAGCAAAGCAACTACTTTCCAGCAAGTTTCGACGAGAATTAAAATGTGATGAAAATAATTGAAGATCATTGTATGGAGGAGCTTTTGCTTGCTTTTGAATGCTGCTTCGAGGGGTATTATCTGTATTGAACATTGTATTCCttcaaagaagaggaaggccaaTGCCCCAGCCCATATGCATTGGAGAACAAGGCCATAGTGTATTAGTGTCAATCATCATTTACATGTTCACGCACCCTCATGGAGTACCATCTCCACAAACACAATCCGGTGAGCAAAATCAAATCAGCCCACACAAACCAGCTTTCGAAAAGCAGAAGCTGAAACAAACGGGCCATTAGTGTCTATCCATCGTGGGTCATCCATCGGAAAAGTGTTTCTTGGTTCAATTTCAGCAATGAGGGTTACATTCaatgcttgttttttttttccttttgggtTCAACCTTGCTAATAGCGTGCCATGCTAATTAGCGATCTCATTGTAGGTGATCTGAAGTTTGAATTTAAAATTCATGGGAAACAATTAGTTGTTTTTTTTCATGAGTTATTGTTAGGATAGACTCATGGAGTTCAATTTAACTGAGAATGAGGCATTGATCTCAACGTGCTGTCCTTTTGCATGTTCTTTTATGGCCATTTTTACAGCATAATGAACTTCGACACGCTGTATAAAGAATGTAATGTATGCAAAATATGCACGAAGTTAAATATCTGTAACTTGTATCGACAAGAATTCAGACAAATGTCAGCTCAACGTCAACGGGTGAACTTTCAGTTAGTACCAGTGCTAAGGTCTAGAGCCTTGTAAGAAAGTCATAATTTTCGACTCCATGTAAGAATTCTAACAATAGCAGAATCTCAGTTTAGAGCCTGCTTGTAAACAACATACGTGTACCTGTGACCATAAAAGAATGTTAACCATGATATTCACATGTCACTTGCAAATAATTACTTAGTGCATTTACAACCATATGACTCccatggctaaacttacattaTTGCCCAACCTCTATAAGCTTCCTCTTGACAAAATACAGCCGCTGTTCACAAGAATAAATACTTTCAAAATTGAGCACACGAAAGTTCACTCATCTCTGTACAGAAACATATATCGCCTACACCAAAACCGATGTTGTAAGTGGTTGCAGAATCCTGTCAATTCTGCGATGACTCTCCAGGTGTGAATTAGGTTGCACTGATTGGAGAGTCCCAGGTTCATTCATTTCTGTTTTATCCTCAtgcagaaatcaattttgttCTGGATTCCTACCAACCAAAATGTTACAACAATGAGGTGGGGTTCACCTCAGGTCATCTTGTTTTGGATTTGCCTGTGAACATGTACAAGAAACTCGACATAGGAAACACCGCCCGGTGCCTTGTCCTCCACTAATAGTGATCGGAAGAAATCTCCTGCAGTTTAACATTGTCCTGTTAGGATAGAAACACAGAAAAGGTAACCAAGAATAAGAAAATCATGAGACTAACCAGATGGGTCACCCTTTTTGCATAGTCTCAATCTGGAAGAAGCAATTTCGGAATGTAAGTGTTGGAATCATTTGTTTCTATGGTCAACATATTTGAGTCAGGTGTACAGTACCTCAGGTAAGAGCATCTCTGACGCCTTATTTCATTCACCACCTCATTCACTTTCCTGGAGAGTTCGTTATCAAATGGCTCCAGTACCAACTGAAACAATCAAGTTACTAATCAACGTTCTAGCAATTGGGAAATTTGTCTCGGGCACACAACATTTCCATGACTTTTACAAACAATTGTCTGCACTCTTTGTACAGACAAGAATTTTTTTAAAGTCCCAAAGATAGGTTTTTTTAAAGTCATGTACATAAATTGCtcagtttttttttggaaattggTCTAGGGCACACCacattttattttcaaaaagaGTGTAATGAACAATCCTAGCTATGATCCACGTCTGTAGTAAATTTAAAATCCatgaggccccgtttggatccatggaattgaattccattctaataatcataatttagacacaaattaattaagctaatataattgtatgtagaatatatttgtatattattgttggccatataggagagatacttatgtgctgcacttctgctatagggaagcgagtcgaagagtgtgctataagttgcacattagaaacatagcatgaggatctatagaatcaatttccatcacccacccccatgaatttaagaatctaaactttggaaggttgtggaatgccacattccaagataaattagcctactccattaaatagattccaattccttcaaaatgaagggatccaaatgGGGCCTAAGGTAAATGTAGATAGATGAGGAGGTGCAAGACTGACCTGATTTGGTACTCCAGCCAAAGACGAGACACCAAATATTTGCTCAAGGGTCACAGGGTTGACTGAATTTCCGACATAAATAAAGCCATCCTCACCATTTTCTAACAAATAGACTCCATCATCATGTATATTCTCGCTATTGAGTGTAAGGGGGCTCGGTATAAGGGAATCATCATCATCCTACACATAAGTTGCAGCTAAAATTTCATTAATAGTCCATGACCTTGATGTAAAAGGTAGGAAAAGAAAGTCTTGACTCCTGTACCCTTGACGTAAGATCATGGAGGGCAATCATCCTAGGAAACACCAATGGAATAGCTAGTAACACAGAAATTGAAGAGACAATAGAGGCCCAATAGGACCGATCATCCAATCTCCCATCATTGCGCAATCCTACACTTTTTGTTAATGCTGAGAAATCAAATAAGAATAGTTAGTCAAGTTGCAGATATACTCATAGGTGCATCAAAGAGTTTAAAAATTGTATATGAGATAGAACTAGATTGTACCTAGAGTATACAATGGCAGAAGTTTCAGAGCCTCCGGAAGAATCAATTGCCCAGAAGAACTTACAGATGCACAATACTTTCGGTATGATTGGAGAATATTGATACATGTACTTGTTACTTGGTCTCTAACTTGAGAAAGAGGTACTGATGGAATGCCATTTGCAGCTACATATGCAAAATAAGTCAATCGAGCATGGTATTTTTGTGTGATACTacttccgtttcaaattgtaggtcgttttggcttttctaagtccgtagatattattatgcatctagacatacactatatccagatgcataacaaaaactatgcacctagaaaagccaaaacgacctacaatttgggacagagggagtacatgaGAATGCGTAAAAACTGCTTTACTTAAATAGATCAGATACGCAACACTGTGCTGATTACTGCATAAGTAACAAAAGTGGATACTAATGAATTTAAATTAACAGTAAATTTACCTTGCTTTACAACATAAGTGAATTGTGTTTCCAGATCAGCATATCGGAAAAGGTTACTGAGCATATTTGTGCATGAAAGCGAAAGGTTTATGACCCGTATCCTTCTTTGCCCAAAAACTGTCGTGTAAAGAAGTGCACACTGAAAAGGCAGCACAACTCACATGTCAGTTTTGATTGTTTGCCCCCTGTACTACTGCTGATGAACTGACAATATAAAAGAAGTCATAGGCTCATAGCAAATGATTAATTCGAAACACATTTACACTAGACATAAACAAGCTGTAGGAGAACAATCCCAAAATACTGAGCGAGATAaggtttttaaaattttttgctgcgtatccaagaaaaaaaatctctgGCAGCAGAAGGGAACCAACTAACAATATGTACTGGGAAACCTTTCAATGTACCAGAGT harbors:
- the LOC117847468 gene encoding uncharacterized protein isoform X1 — protein: MAAANHCVRPRLSPCPLVPVSLSLPAPPASRRLRRGRPPFASWRPPPSPSPAPPLPRKRVSGTHREDAEADGAVVDEGAEAKEQLERGDGEYASSVGTNFSLPLPARLRVARAAPGGDPVFFLLAAVAVTLVCAVQTCVAFTGMVVVAIPTMLAMRRAANSFSMLADAALEELPSTMAAVRLSGMEISDLTLELSDLSHEIADGVNKSAKVAQAVEAGIGQMQNIARQQAKSMVEERANLRTIPTVGQDKESHKSSSRLRQ
- the LOC117847468 gene encoding uncharacterized protein isoform X2, whose amino-acid sequence is MAAANHCVRPRLSPCPLVPVSLSLPAPPASRRLRRGRPPFASWRPPPSPSPAPPLPRKRVSGTHREDAEADGAVVDEGAEAKEQLERGDGEYASSVGTNFSLPLPARLRVARAAPGGDPVFFLLAAVAVTTCVAFTGMVVVAIPTMLAMRRAANSFSMLADAALEELPSTMAAVRLSGMEISDLTLELSDLSHEIADGVNKSAKVAQAVEAGIGQMQNIARQQAKSMVEERANLRTIPTVGQDKESHKSSSRLRQ